ACGCCGATGACCAGGCGGTGAATACCAGCTCAGAGACCGATAACCCAGAGGCCAGCAGCTTGGCTTTCAGGTCGGCGATATCCTGGCTGTTGACCAGTTCGTGATCGACAGCGGGCACCGGATCCTGCCAGATCAGGTCTTCACCGGGTACATCCGGGCCGAGGTAGCGCACTTTCGGACCCATATCGCGGTGGGTCAGCTTGAACCAGGCGCGGGCGAAGGCATCGGCAAACTCTTCCGGATTCTTGTGGAAGTGCTCGGCGATCCGGCGGTACTCGGGATCAGTACGCATGGCCATGTCGGCGGTGGTCATCATGATGCCCACACGCTTGGCGGCATTTTCTGCATCGGGGGCATGGTCATTTTCTGCCAGGCCTACGGCTTGCCACTGGTGCGCGCCGGCCGGGCTGCGGGTCAGCTCCCACTCGTAACCGAAGAGCACGTCAAGGTAGCCCATATCCCATTGTGTGGGGTTGGGTGTCCATGCGCCTTCAAGGCCGCTGGTGATGGTGTCACTGCCCTTGCCACTGCCAAAGCTGCTGATCCAGCCAAAACCCATCTCTTCCAGCGGTGCGGCTTCAGGTTCTGGGCCAACATGAGCCGCGTCGCCGGCACCGTGAGTTTTGCCAAAAGTGTGGCCTCCAGCGGTCAGAGCCACAGTTTCGTAGTCGTTCATGGCCATACGCGCGAAAGTCTCGCGAATATCGCGGGCGGACGCCAGCGGGTCCGGGTGACCGTCCGGGCCTTCCGGGTTAACGTAGATCAGACCCATCTGTACTGCAGCGAGTGGGTTTTCCAGGTCCCGGTCGCCGGTGTAACGGCTTTTGGGTTTGTCGCTGGTGGCCAGCCATTCGTCTTCGGCGCCCCAGTAGATATCTTCCTCGGGTGCCCAGATATCTTCACGGCCACCGCCATAACCAAAAGGCTTGAGACCCATGGACTCGATGGCGACGTTACCGGCAAGCACATACAGGTCTGCCCAGGACAGACGGTTGCCGTACTTTTTCTTGATTGGCCACAGCAGGCGGCGGGCCTTGTCGAGGTTACCGTTATCCGGCCAGCTGTTCAGCGGAGCAAAGCGCTGGTTGCCGGTAGAGGCGCCGCCGCGGCCGTCAGCGGTGCGGTAGGTGCCGGCCGAGTGCCAGGCCATGCGAATCATGAACGGGCCGTAGTGGCCGTAATCGGCAGGCCACCATTCCTGGGAATCGGTCATCAGTGCGGTCAGGTCACGTTTGACGGCCGCCAGGTCCAACTGCTTGAACGCGTCAGCGTATTTGAAGCCCGCACGCATGGGGCTGGACAGAGGAGCATTCTGGTGCAGAATCTTCAGGTTCAACTGGTTGGGCCACCAGTCCTGGGTGGAGGTGCCGCCGTGCAGTCTGCTGGTAGCACTGCCGTGCATAAAGGGGCATTTGCCAGCGTTTTCCGTGGCTTCGCTTTCATTGATATCTAATGCGTCCATATCGGTATCCGTTTGTTTTTTGTGATTGGAACAGTTGGTTCGATTGATAAAGTACATCAGAAGAGATCTGATGGTTTAAACCCTTTTTCGTACTGTTTTGATAGTTTTTGACTATTTCTGCTTCGCTTGTGTTGTTTTTACACTAACCTTCAATCTGGCGCTGGTAGCGAATTCTGCTGGGAGATGGAAGATGTATAAATTGTGTTTCTATGTTCCTAAGTCGCATCTGGAAAAGACCAAAACCGCGGTGTTCAGTGCGGGCGCTGGGCAGATCGGTGATTACGACCAGTGCTGCTGGCAGACCAAGGGTCAGGGTCAGTTCCGCCCTCTACCCGGTAGCGAGCCGTTTATCGGCGATCAGGGTGCTCTGGAGACAGTTGAAGAATATAGGGTCGAAATGGTTTGCGCCGATGACCGGATCCGCGCCGTGATCGCGGCATTTCGGCTTGCGCATCCCTATGAAGAGCCGGCTTTTGATTGTTGGTTGTTGGCGGAGTTTTGATCCTCATCTTTGCTACGCCTCGTTAATTCCGCTCCCGCTCAGCATTGCCGCCCCCGTCACTATTCCGGGCGCCTCTTTCTTCATTCCCGCGTCTCCCCGTCATTGCCGAACATTCCGCCCCGTCATTGCCGAACATTTCGCCCGCCATTTCCGCACACAACGTCATTCCTGCCCCACCCCGACATCCCTGCCCCCCACCGTCATTCCCGCCCCCACCCCGTCATTCCCGCGAAGGCGGGAAACCATTTGGCCTTTCGATTTGACCCAGAGCTGGTGATAAGCAACTTCCGAATGGATCCCCGCTTTCGCGAGGATGAGTGGCCGGAACAGCCGAGGGTAAGGCCAGGTAATTCGGTTAGTACCCAGTCCGCTTGGATTCCCGCCTTCGCGGGAATGACGGCTTGGGGCTGTTTGACGCTGGTGCAGGATGCTGGCCGTTCTCGGCATGCTGCGGTAGGTCATTAACGTCAGGCAAATCATTTCTTGGCAAAGGGCACCGGTATGGGCGTGGCATTATTTGATGGCGGCAATTGTGGAATGGCGAAATCGGGCTGATCGCCAGTCAGAGTCTTGAGGAAGGCGGTCATGTTGGCGATATCCTGCTTTTCCAGTTCCCGCCCCAGTTGCAGGCGTGCCATCAGATCCACGGCGTCTTCCAGCTGCCAGTGCGCGCCATCGTGGAAGTAGGGGTAGGTCAGCTCGACGTTGCGCAACGTGGGTACCTTGAAGGAGAAGCGATCCGCATCCTTGCCGGTGACGGCCACGCGGCCTTCCGCCGGGTTATCGGTAATGTAGGGCTCGACTACCCCCATACGCTGAAAGGATGAACCACCTGCGGCCGGACCGTTGTGGCACGCGGTGCAGCCGATGTCCTTGAAGGTCTTGTAGCCGTCCAGCTCCGCTTGAGTCAGCGCCTGGTCGTCGCCCTTGAGCCACTGATCAAAGCGCGAGTTGGGTGTGACCAGGGTTTCTTCAAAGGCGGCGATGGCGTCGGTCACCCGGTCAATATCGATCTCGTCGCTGCCGTAGATCTCGGCAAACTCTTTACGGTACTCGGGGATGGAGCGCAGCACGTCCAGCGCCAGCACGTGGGTCGAGGCCATTTCCTTGGGGTTGTTGATCGGGCCGGCAGCTTGTTCCTGCAGGGTGGCGGCGCGGCCGTCCCAGAATTGCGCGACGTTCATGCTCGAGTTCAATACGGTGGGCGAGTTGATCGGCCCTTCCTGCCAGTTGTGACCGATGGAGGTAGACAGGTTGTCACTGCCGCCCATGCTCAGGTTGTGACAGGAGTTGCAGGAAATAAAGCCCGAGCGCGACAGGCGGGGGTCGAAGAACAGCTGCTTGCCCAGCTCGATCTTTTCCGGCTCGTCAAAACTGGCGGGTTCAATCGGCTGAATCGGCTCGCTGGTAAGGCGTTCGGCTTGCAGCGGGGCGCAGAGGCCGCCAGCCAACAGGAGGCATAGCAGTTGCTTGTTCATGGTCATTTCCTTGTGTCGCTGAATGGCAAACTGGCTTTAACCGCAGTGTGCCGCAGTGACTCAAGGAGGGCGTTGACTCAGATCAAGGGATGATCTCTACCAGGGTGCCATCCGGGACCAGCTCCCAGAGCGCGCGCATGTCGGCATTGTTCAGCGCGATGCAGCCGTCGGTCCAGTCCAGCCCTTTGAAGAACCATTCGGGATATTCCTCGTCGATCGGGGTGCCATGGATCATGATCATGCCGCCAGGATCCACGCCCTGTTCATAAGCCGCAGTACGGTCTTTCAGATTGGGGTAATCCAGGTGCAGGCTGAGATTGAACTGCGGGCTTTCGTGGCGCCAGTCGATACTGTAGATGCCTTCGGGTGTGCGCTGGTCGCCTTGCTGCTGCTTGTGTCCGAGCGGCTGACGGCCCAGAGACACCCGATATTGCTCAATCACCTGCCCGTCACTGATGACTTCCAGGCGCCTCTCGGCCTTGTGCACCAGCACTTTGTCGATCGGCGGAGCCGCCTGGGTGGGGAGCACGGCCAGCAGCATCGCCAACCCCAGGACATATCGCAAATACCACATCAGCGCAGCTGGCGGGCCAGCGCCGGGTTGTAGCGGATGTCGCGCACGCGAATCGGGAAGTGCTGTTCCTGGCGGTCGCTGAAATACTGTTTCAGCGTCTTGCCAACGGTGGGGAAGGCCAGCTCATCCCAGGGGATTTCCGCTTCGTTGAACAGCCGCACTTCGAGGCTTTCTTCGCCGACGCCGTAGGCCTGGTCGACCAGCTCGCCGCGGAAGAACATGTACACCTGATTGATATGCGGCAGGTTGAAGAGCATATACAGCTGCTGATCGCGGACCTTGGCCTGGGCTTCTTCCCAGGTTTCGCGCAACGCTGCTTCCTCGGTGGTTTCGCCGTTCTCCATGTAGCCGGCAGGCAGCGTCCAGAAGCCGCGGCGCGGTTCGATGGCGCGGCGGCACAGCAGCACCTGTTGCTCATGGACCACCAGGCAGCCGGCCACAATACGCGGATTCTGATAGTGGATGATGTCGCAATGGGTGCAGACGTAGCGGGTGCGGTTGTCGCCGCTGGGGATCTGTTCGCTGATCGTATTACCGCACTGGCTGCAAAACTTCATGATTTATAACGTCTCATTCGGAAACCTGTTTTGTCCTATCTTGCGGCGCATTTGCCGGTTGGGCAACTGGTTCTGGGTAAGTGATCATGACATCATGCTTAAAAGACCAAGAGGTACTCTGCATGCTGGATAAAATGCGCATGCGGGTTGGGGAATACCGTCCGCGGCAGATCGAAACCCTGGGTATGCCGGAGGCGGGCGTGTTGATTCCGGTAACCTGTGTGCATGACCGCCCAGAGATTATTCTGACGCTGCGCTCGCAGCGCATGACCACTCATTCCGGCGAGGTCGCTTTCCCCGGCGGCCGTCGCGATCCTGGTGATGTCGACCTGCGCTACACCGCCCTGCGCGAAACGCACGAGGAAATCGGCCTGGAGCCGGACCGGGTGGAAGTGATTGGCCCGATGGGCTCGCTGGTTTCCCGCTACGGCATCAAGGTCACGCCCTACGTTGGCATCGTTCCGGATGTGTTCGACATCGTGCCCAGCAGCGCGGAGATAGACGCGGTGTTCCGGGTGCCGGTGGCATTCTTTATGGAAGACCGCCGCGAGATGACCCACCGTATCGATTATGAAGGCCGCAGTTGGTATGTCCCCAGCTATCGCTATGAAGGCCACAAGATCTGGGGGCTGACAGCCCTGATGCTGGTCGAGTTCATGAATGTCGCCTTCGATGCCGACATTCCCTTGCACACCCCTTATGACGAAGATCGCAAACAGGAGCGCAGATGAAGTACAGCCTGGGTAATGACCGTGTGGAAATGGCCGATGAAGCCTGGATTGCCGATACGGCAGCGGTGATCGGCAAGGTACGCCTGGAGCAGGGCGCAAATGTCTGGTTTGGCGCGGTGCTGCGCGGCGACATGGAGCTGATCCTGATCGGCGAGCACAGCAACGTGCAGGATGGCGCGGTAATGCACACCGACTCCGGTTTCCCGCTGACGCTGGGCAAGGGCGTAACCGTCGGCCATAACGCCATGTTGCACGGCTGTACCGTGGGCGATTACAGCCTGATCGGCATCAACGCGGTGGTATTGAACGGCGCGAAGATTGGCAAGCACTGCATCATCGGCGCCAATGCGCTGGTGCCCGAGGGCAAGGAAATCCCCGATGGCTCGCTGGTGGTCGGCTCGCCGTGCAAGGTGGTACGAGAACTGACCGAACCGCAGAAGAAGATGCTTGAGGCCAGCGCCGCGCATTACGTGCATAACGCCCAGCGCTATCGTCGCGACCTGCAGGTGCAGGAAGACTGATGCAGCAGCCTGCGGTGAAGTCTCCGTGCATCGGCGTCTGCGCGTTGGATGAGCAGAATCTGTGTACCGGTTGCCAGCGCAGTGGTGAGGAAATCACCCTGTGGGGGCGCATGAGTGATGCCCAGCGCCGTGAGGTGCTGTTACTCTGTGAGTCCCGAGCCAGAGCCCAGGGCTTATGGTTCAGCGTACAAACCAGCTAAGGACGTATCGCATGGCCAAGATAGGAACTCCCAACGCCGAGAATGCTACCCGGGTGATGCTGCTGGGGGCCGGCGAGCTGGGCAAGGAGCTGGTGATCGAACTGCAGCGACTGGGGTGCGAAACCATCGCCGTGGATCGCTACGAGCACGCCCCGGCCATGCAGGTCGCCCATCGCCGGCATGTGATCAACATGCTGGATGGCAAGCAGTTGCGCGAGGTCATTGAGGCCGAGCAGCCGGACTACATCGTCCCTGAAATCGAAGCTATCGCGACCACCACGCTGGTCGAGATGGAAAGCGAAGGCTACATGGTCATCCCCACGGCGCGCGCAGCCTGGCTGACGATGGACCGTGAGGGCATCCGCCGGCTGGCTGCTGAAGAACTGAATCTGCCCACTTCGCCTTTTCGTTTTGCCGACACCTTTGAAGAATATGCAGCTGCGGTGGAAACCGTGGGGCTGCCGTGCGTGATCAAGCCGGTCATGAGCTCATCCGGCAAGGGCCAGTCCCTGCTGCGGCGTCAGGAAGAACTGCAGGCGGCCTGGGATTATGCCCAGTCCGGCGGCCGTGCCGGCGAAGGACGGGTGATTGTCGAAGGTTTTGTCGATTTTGATTACGAAATCACGCTGCTGACGGTTCGGCATATTGATGGCACCAGCTTCTGTGAGCCCATTGGCCATCGCCAGGAGGGCGGTGATTATCAGGAGTCCTGGCAGCCGCAGGTGATGACTGAGGCGGCGCTGGCTGAATCTCAGCGCATTGCCCTGGCGGTGACCGATGCACTGGGCGGTCGCGGTTTGTTCGGCGTCGAGTTGTTTATCAAAGGGGACGATGTGTGGTTCAGCGAAGTATCACCGCGCCCGCATGATACCGGCATGGTCACGCTGATTTCCCAGGATCTGTCCGAGTTCGCGCTGCATGCAAGGGCGATTCTTGGGCTGCCGATTCCAGCCATTCGCCAGTTGGGGCCTTCGGCTTCTGCGGTGATCATGGTGCAAGGCGAGTCCGTCGCGGTGAGTTACGGCAATCTGCACCAGTCCCTGACTGAGCCGGACACCCAGCTGCGGCTGTTCGGCAAGCCCGAAGTGGAAGGGCAGCGACGCATGGGCGTGGCGCTGGCTCGCGATGAAAGTATTGAAGCGGCGCGTGAAAAAGCCCTGCGGGTTGCCACTAGCGTGGAGATCACGCTCTGAGCCATTGGTGGTATCTGGCAGCGCCCGCGCTGCCGTTACTGCTGCCCCAGGCGTTGTGGGTAAAAAAGACCGCTTTGCGCCTGCCGGATGCAGCCCTGCCCTGGCAGGGCGTCTGCATCCCCGCTAGTTCTGACTTAACTTCCTCCTCTTTGCGTCTACTGGTTATTGGCGAGTCCACCGTGGCTGGAGTCGGCGTAGACACCCAACAACAGGCCCTGTGCGGACAGCTAGCTCAGCAGTTGGCTGATGCTCGATCGCGGCCGGTTATTTGGCAGGCTTGCGGGCGCAACGGTGCGACCGCCGCTATCTGTCGGCAGGAGTTGCTGCCAACGCTCGAGCCGGAGCGGTGGGATCTGGTGGTGATCGTCCTGGGGGTCAATGACACAACGCATCTGACCCCGCGCTGGCGTTGGCGGAGCGAGCTGAGGCGGTTGCTGGCTCATTTCAACGCACGGGCGGCTCAGGTGCTGGTTACTGCGGTGCCGCCCCTAGGCAGGTTTCATGCATTACCGCAGCCTCTGCGGGGCTGGTTCGGGCTGCGCGCGGGATTGCTCGACCTGGATGCGCAGCGTTGTTGCGCGATGGGCCGGGCGCTGCATGTGCCGATGGCCGGGATCTTCGAAAGGCATTACCTGGCGCGCGACGGCTATCATCCCTCGCAAGCCGGGTATGCGCTTTGGGCTGCTGGCATCCTGCGCTGCCTGACTCAGTCGTCGTGCTTGTCGCCTTCGGCTACGGCCTCTGGTTCGTCCTCCGGGTGACGGTCCAGCGCCCGATCCCAGATGCGCACGCTTTTGACCATGTTGTCCTTGGTCTGCAGAATTTCCATCCGGTAGCGGCCAATGGTCAGGCACACACTGGTTTCCGGAATGCTTTCCAGTTGCTCGGTAATCAGACCATTCAGCGTTTTGGGTCCGTCTGCCGGTAGCTTCCATTTCAGCTGGCGGTTGATGGCGCGGATCGCGCTGCTGCCCTCGATCACTACTGTGCCATCTTCCTGGGGGTGAATATCCTGGCTGGGAAGCATCATGTCGGTAGTAAATTCGCCAACGATCTCCTCAAGAATGTCCTCCAGGGTGACCAGGCCAATCACGTCACCGTATTCATCCACCACAATCGCAATACGGCGTTTCTGCTTCTGGAAATTGAACAGCTGTGTATGCAGCGGAGTGCTTTCCGGTACGAAATAGGGCTCCTTGCAGGCGTGTATCAGTGCTTCCTTGGTCAGTTCGCCGCGACTGAGCAAGCGAGCGATGGAGCGCATGTGCACGATGCCGGTGACATTGTTGATGTCGTTGGTGAACACCGGCAAGCGCGTGTGATGGCAGGTACGTAACTGGTTATTGATGACGGACAGGTCGTCCTCCAGATCAATACCCACAGCCTCG
This genomic stretch from Halopseudomonas pelagia harbors:
- a CDS encoding HlyC/CorC family transporter is translated as MNDAHTSFLLMILALLIVLSAFFSSSETSMMSLNRYRLKHLTKEGHKAAKRASKLLERPDRLLGTILVGNNIVNILAASIATVIATQIWGEAGIAIATIGLTIVILIFGEITPKTLAALRPELIAFPVSIILKFLQIILYPVVWICGAISNMLLKLIGVNTSDPNGDQLSTEELRTVVREAGLGMTRSRQNMLLGILDLEKMNVNDIMVPRNEAVGIDLEDDLSVINNQLRTCHHTRLPVFTNDINNVTGIVHMRSIARLLSRGELTKEALIHACKEPYFVPESTPLHTQLFNFQKQKRRIAIVVDEYGDVIGLVTLEDILEEIVGEFTTDMMLPSQDIHPQEDGTVVIEGSSAIRAINRQLKWKLPADGPKTLNGLITEQLESIPETSVCLTIGRYRMEILQTKDNMVKSVRIWDRALDRHPEDEPEAVAEGDKHDD
- a CDS encoding cytochrome-c peroxidase gives rise to the protein MNKQLLCLLLAGGLCAPLQAERLTSEPIQPIEPASFDEPEKIELGKQLFFDPRLSRSGFISCNSCHNLSMGGSDNLSTSIGHNWQEGPINSPTVLNSSMNVAQFWDGRAATLQEQAAGPINNPKEMASTHVLALDVLRSIPEYRKEFAEIYGSDEIDIDRVTDAIAAFEETLVTPNSRFDQWLKGDDQALTQAELDGYKTFKDIGCTACHNGPAAGGSSFQRMGVVEPYITDNPAEGRVAVTGKDADRFSFKVPTLRNVELTYPYFHDGAHWQLEDAVDLMARLQLGRELEKQDIANMTAFLKTLTGDQPDFAIPQLPPSNNATPIPVPFAKK
- the purT gene encoding formate-dependent phosphoribosylglycinamide formyltransferase — protein: MAKIGTPNAENATRVMLLGAGELGKELVIELQRLGCETIAVDRYEHAPAMQVAHRRHVINMLDGKQLREVIEAEQPDYIVPEIEAIATTTLVEMESEGYMVIPTARAAWLTMDREGIRRLAAEELNLPTSPFRFADTFEEYAAAVETVGLPCVIKPVMSSSGKGQSLLRRQEELQAAWDYAQSGGRAGEGRVIVEGFVDFDYEITLLTVRHIDGTSFCEPIGHRQEGGDYQESWQPQVMTEAALAESQRIALAVTDALGGRGLFGVELFIKGDDVWFSEVSPRPHDTGMVTLISQDLSEFALHARAILGLPIPAIRQLGPSASAVIMVQGESVAVSYGNLHQSLTEPDTQLRLFGKPEVEGQRRMGVALARDESIEAAREKALRVATSVEITL
- a CDS encoding YqfO family protein, which encodes MYKLCFYVPKSHLEKTKTAVFSAGAGQIGDYDQCCWQTKGQGQFRPLPGSEPFIGDQGALETVEEYRVEMVCADDRIRAVIAAFRLAHPYEEPAFDCWLLAEF
- a CDS encoding gamma carbonic anhydrase family protein, which encodes MKYSLGNDRVEMADEAWIADTAAVIGKVRLEQGANVWFGAVLRGDMELILIGEHSNVQDGAVMHTDSGFPLTLGKGVTVGHNAMLHGCTVGDYSLIGINAVVLNGAKIGKHCIIGANALVPEGKEIPDGSLVVGSPCKVVRELTEPQKKMLEASAAHYVHNAQRYRRDLQVQED
- a CDS encoding SGNH/GDSL hydrolase family protein is translated as MRLPDAALPWQGVCIPASSDLTSSSLRLLVIGESTVAGVGVDTQQQALCGQLAQQLADARSRPVIWQACGRNGATAAICRQELLPTLEPERWDLVVIVLGVNDTTHLTPRWRWRSELRRLLAHFNARAAQVLVTAVPPLGRFHALPQPLRGWFGLRAGLLDLDAQRCCAMGRALHVPMAGIFERHYLARDGYHPSQAGYALWAAGILRCLTQSSCLSPSATASGSSSG
- a CDS encoding murein L,D-transpeptidase family protein, with product MRYVLGLAMLLAVLPTQAAPPIDKVLVHKAERRLEVISDGQVIEQYRVSLGRQPLGHKQQQGDQRTPEGIYSIDWRHESPQFNLSLHLDYPNLKDRTAAYEQGVDPGGMIMIHGTPIDEEYPEWFFKGLDWTDGCIALNNADMRALWELVPDGTLVEIIP
- a CDS encoding NUDIX hydrolase, which translates into the protein MKFCSQCGNTISEQIPSGDNRTRYVCTHCDIIHYQNPRIVAGCLVVHEQQVLLCRRAIEPRRGFWTLPAGYMENGETTEEAALRETWEEAQAKVRDQQLYMLFNLPHINQVYMFFRGELVDQAYGVGEESLEVRLFNEAEIPWDELAFPTVGKTLKQYFSDRQEQHFPIRVRDIRYNPALARQLR
- a CDS encoding DUF1289 domain-containing protein, with translation MQQPAVKSPCIGVCALDEQNLCTGCQRSGEEITLWGRMSDAQRREVLLLCESRARAQGLWFSVQTS
- a CDS encoding NUDIX hydrolase, with translation MLDKMRMRVGEYRPRQIETLGMPEAGVLIPVTCVHDRPEIILTLRSQRMTTHSGEVAFPGGRRDPGDVDLRYTALRETHEEIGLEPDRVEVIGPMGSLVSRYGIKVTPYVGIVPDVFDIVPSSAEIDAVFRVPVAFFMEDRREMTHRIDYEGRSWYVPSYRYEGHKIWGLTALMLVEFMNVAFDADIPLHTPYDEDRKQERR
- the katG gene encoding catalase/peroxidase HPI, encoding MDALDINESEATENAGKCPFMHGSATSRLHGGTSTQDWWPNQLNLKILHQNAPLSSPMRAGFKYADAFKQLDLAAVKRDLTALMTDSQEWWPADYGHYGPFMIRMAWHSAGTYRTADGRGGASTGNQRFAPLNSWPDNGNLDKARRLLWPIKKKYGNRLSWADLYVLAGNVAIESMGLKPFGYGGGREDIWAPEEDIYWGAEDEWLATSDKPKSRYTGDRDLENPLAAVQMGLIYVNPEGPDGHPDPLASARDIRETFARMAMNDYETVALTAGGHTFGKTHGAGDAAHVGPEPEAAPLEEMGFGWISSFGSGKGSDTITSGLEGAWTPNPTQWDMGYLDVLFGYEWELTRSPAGAHQWQAVGLAENDHAPDAENAAKRVGIMMTTADMAMRTDPEYRRIAEHFHKNPEEFADAFARAWFKLTHRDMGPKVRYLGPDVPGEDLIWQDPVPAVDHELVNSQDIADLKAKLLASGLSVSELVFTAWSSASTYRDSDKRGGANGARIRLAPQKDWAANQPEQLAKVLQVLEGIQADFNAAQSGNKRVSLADLIVLGGSAAVEKAAKDAGYSVEVPFAAGRTDASQEQTDAESFEPMEPLADGFRNYLKTQYTVTAEEMLLDRAQLLKLTAPEMTVLVGGMRALNANTDQSPHGVFTQRPGVLTNEFFVNITDTSTKWSPTSQVQDVFEGRDRSTGQVKWTGTRVDLIFGSNSQLRALAEAYACDDAQEAFVQDFVAAWTKVMNADRFDVA